In Paenibacillus sp. FSL R7-0345, a single window of DNA contains:
- a CDS encoding carbohydrate ABC transporter permease, producing the protein MPATENKGLLVFFYICIAVFSVICLVPFVLAVSGSLSTESRIAAEGYSFWPRGFSLETYQFLFGSKAEQIIRAYSMSLVVTVLGTLTAVLVTTAYAYVISVKGFRLKNVFAFFAYFTMLFSGGTLPWYLLSTKYYHLGDTLLGLFIPYVLSVFLMFLMANYFRSIPHEIVESAQIDGAGHLKIFFSIMIPLGRVGLVTISLFYALQFWNDFYLPLMLVTDQELYTIQYLMYNMMANIQFLASGNAAQVGGAIIAPPLETAKMAMTCLTVLPIAILYPFLQGFFVKGIVVGSVKG; encoded by the coding sequence ATGCCCGCTACTGAAAATAAAGGCCTGCTCGTTTTCTTTTACATCTGCATCGCTGTATTCTCGGTCATCTGCCTTGTTCCGTTCGTGCTGGCGGTGTCCGGCTCCCTCTCCACCGAATCGCGGATTGCTGCCGAAGGCTACTCCTTCTGGCCGCGCGGCTTCAGCCTGGAAACCTATCAGTTTCTGTTCGGCTCCAAAGCCGAGCAGATCATACGGGCCTACTCCATGTCACTGGTTGTAACCGTTCTCGGTACGCTCACCGCTGTGCTGGTAACGACCGCCTATGCCTACGTCATTTCTGTCAAAGGCTTCCGGCTCAAAAACGTTTTCGCCTTCTTTGCCTACTTCACTATGCTGTTCAGCGGCGGAACGCTGCCTTGGTATCTGCTCAGCACCAAATATTATCATCTGGGGGATACGCTGCTCGGACTGTTCATTCCTTACGTGCTAAGTGTCTTCCTGATGTTCCTGATGGCCAACTACTTCCGCAGCATTCCGCATGAGATCGTGGAGTCGGCGCAGATTGACGGTGCTGGCCACCTGAAAATCTTCTTTAGCATTATGATTCCGCTCGGTCGGGTCGGTCTCGTCACCATCTCCCTGTTCTACGCACTGCAGTTCTGGAATGACTTCTATCTGCCGCTGATGCTGGTAACCGACCAGGAGCTCTATACGATCCAGTATCTGATGTACAACATGATGGCCAACATCCAGTTCCTCGCTTCCGGCAACGCCGCACAGGTTGGAGGCGCGATTATCGCTCCGCCGCTGGAAACCGCCAAAATGGCCATGACCTGTCTGACTGTTCTGCCGATCGCTATCCTGTACCCTTTCCTGCAGGGCTTTTTTGTCAAAGGGATTGTGGTCGGTTCAGTCAAAGGCTGA
- a CDS encoding TerC family protein, with protein MGGIDLFSLQFLIALANVIFVDLLLAGDNAIVIGMAARNLDAGQQKKAIILGTAGAVIIRIIATVLVVKLLQIPWLFAIGGALLLWISVKLLTDHNEDGNVKAGKTLMGAVWTIILADAAMGLDNVIAVAGAANGHIPLVIIGLVISVPIVVWGSTLFIKVIDRFQWIVYIGSAVLAYNAAKMITEEKGLHTFFEHSPALKWSLMITCMVLVVVIGYIVRSHSMQHKQQEQNA; from the coding sequence TTGGGTGGAATAGATTTATTCAGCCTGCAGTTTTTAATCGCGCTCGCCAATGTTATATTTGTGGATTTGCTCCTGGCCGGAGATAATGCGATCGTAATCGGGATGGCTGCCCGGAACCTGGATGCGGGACAGCAGAAAAAAGCGATTATTCTGGGCACCGCCGGTGCAGTAATCATTCGTATTATTGCTACGGTTCTCGTCGTGAAGCTGTTGCAGATTCCTTGGCTTTTCGCCATCGGCGGCGCGCTGCTGCTATGGATTTCGGTAAAGCTGCTGACCGATCATAACGAAGATGGAAATGTTAAGGCAGGCAAGACGCTGATGGGCGCTGTCTGGACCATTATTCTGGCTGATGCCGCCATGGGTCTGGATAATGTTATAGCGGTTGCAGGTGCAGCGAACGGACATATCCCGCTGGTTATTATCGGACTTGTTATCAGCGTGCCGATTGTTGTATGGGGAAGCACGCTGTTTATCAAGGTGATCGACCGCTTTCAGTGGATCGTCTATATCGGTTCAGCCGTACTTGCTTACAATGCAGCCAAGATGATTACCGAGGAAAAGGGGCTCCATACCTTCTTCGAGCATTCACCGGCGCTCAAATGGAGTCTAATGATCACCTGTATGGTTCTGGTTGTAGTCATCGGATATATCGTCCGGTCGCACTCGATGCAGCATAAGCAGCAGGAACAGAATGCCTAG
- a CDS encoding sialidase family protein, which produces MANLPRVRASEPNGIVYHDEFLNVDFGLIPTGGNKTAHAPALIETVDGGLLCAWFAGSFEGSGDISIVVSKLDPDTQVWSVPVTVSKGEDRSEQNPAFFRSPEGSIWLIYTSQLSRQEGKDNMQFTSIIMVQKSDDEGQTWGGPEVLFAEEGTFSRQAIQVLSNGRWLFATWLCEDSADGLTNDPTEFRVSDDQGQTWKKVRMPESNGRVHANVVEVEAGHLVAFMRSRFADNVYSSESRDFGDTWSVPQKTALPNNNASISAIRLKSGEIALAYNVNAARNPEFGKVAWPGLRNPVAVSVSEDFGQTWPVGRVFEAAEGYIGVENKTNNTQHEYPTLYQSKDGLLHLVYAYKNRICVKYVRFSVSDVFGEKREAEGIYNPTSGQGVEEVLA; this is translated from the coding sequence ATGGCAAACTTACCAAGGGTTAGAGCTTCTGAACCGAACGGCATTGTGTATCATGATGAATTCCTGAATGTTGATTTCGGGTTAATCCCGACAGGCGGCAATAAAACAGCACATGCACCTGCCCTAATCGAAACCGTAGACGGAGGCCTGCTCTGCGCCTGGTTTGCCGGCAGCTTTGAAGGCAGCGGAGATATTTCGATTGTCGTGTCCAAGCTTGATCCGGATACCCAAGTGTGGTCTGTTCCTGTAACGGTATCAAAGGGTGAGGACCGCAGTGAGCAAAACCCGGCGTTCTTCCGGTCACCTGAAGGCTCCATCTGGTTAATTTACACCTCGCAGCTGAGCCGCCAGGAAGGTAAAGACAACATGCAGTTTACTTCCATTATTATGGTTCAGAAATCGGACGATGAAGGTCAGACCTGGGGCGGGCCGGAAGTCCTCTTCGCAGAGGAAGGCACATTCTCACGCCAGGCTATTCAGGTTCTGAGCAACGGCCGCTGGCTGTTCGCAACCTGGCTGTGTGAAGACTCGGCAGACGGGCTGACCAATGACCCGACAGAATTCCGTGTGTCTGATGACCAGGGCCAAACCTGGAAAAAAGTAAGAATGCCGGAAAGCAACGGCCGTGTACATGCGAATGTGGTGGAAGTGGAAGCCGGGCATTTGGTTGCCTTTATGCGCAGCCGTTTTGCGGACAATGTGTACAGCAGTGAGTCCCGTGATTTTGGCGATACCTGGTCCGTGCCGCAAAAGACAGCCCTGCCAAATAATAACGCAAGCATCAGTGCAATCCGGCTTAAGTCCGGTGAAATTGCCCTTGCCTATAATGTTAACGCAGCACGTAATCCGGAGTTTGGAAAAGTGGCATGGCCCGGGCTGAGAAATCCGGTTGCCGTCTCCGTCTCTGAGGATTTCGGACAAACCTGGCCGGTCGGCCGTGTATTTGAAGCGGCAGAGGGCTACATCGGCGTAGAAAACAAAACCAATAATACACAGCATGAATACCCAACGCTGTACCAGTCGAAGGACGGCTTACTGCATCTGGTTTATGCGTACAAGAATAGAATTTGCGTCAAATATGTACGTTTCTCTGTAAGCGATGTGTTTGGAGAAAAACGTGAAGCGGAAGGGATCTACAATCCGACCTCAGGTCAGGGTGTGGAAGAAGTATTAGCATAA
- a CDS encoding ABC transporter permease subunit yields MIQEAAPGTPVRQSPVPKTSRIGSLRKTLKRDSSLYLLALPGIIILILFAYLPMSGLILVFKNYNYNDGIFGSPWAGFSNFEFFFSSMEDALRATRNTVMLNVLYMLTGTFCSVAIAVILNELRSKWFIKVTQSVMFFPYFISWIIIGAILFSLLDYDKGILNQLLQALGLSQMDWYSSPWLFVVILVLANIWKSAGYGAIIYYAVLQGIDTSYYEAAKIDGASRWQIITKITVPMLIPSIILMTLLGIGGMLKGDLSMIMGVTFLNPLLLPTTDIIDVYVYRTAIRSGEFGFASAITLYQSVFGFILVLLANKLAGWYDKDSKLF; encoded by the coding sequence ATGATTCAAGAGGCTGCACCCGGAACACCGGTACGGCAGAGCCCGGTCCCCAAGACTTCCCGTATCGGAAGCCTCCGCAAAACGCTGAAGCGCGACAGCTCGCTGTATCTGCTCGCCCTGCCGGGCATCATTATTCTGATCCTGTTCGCTTACCTGCCGATGAGCGGCCTGATTCTCGTCTTCAAAAACTACAACTATAATGACGGGATCTTCGGCAGTCCGTGGGCAGGCTTCTCCAACTTCGAGTTTTTCTTCTCCAGTATGGAGGATGCCCTGCGGGCCACACGCAACACGGTAATGTTGAATGTGCTTTATATGCTGACCGGCACCTTCTGCTCCGTTGCGATCGCCGTCATTCTGAATGAGCTGCGCAGCAAGTGGTTCATCAAGGTAACGCAGAGCGTGATGTTTTTCCCTTATTTTATCTCGTGGATTATTATCGGGGCAATCCTCTTCTCCCTGCTGGATTATGACAAAGGCATTCTCAACCAGCTGCTTCAGGCGCTCGGGCTCAGTCAAATGGACTGGTACTCCAGTCCATGGCTGTTTGTAGTCATCCTGGTGCTGGCGAATATCTGGAAAAGCGCCGGCTATGGCGCCATCATCTACTATGCCGTGCTGCAGGGTATTGATACCTCTTATTATGAAGCTGCCAAGATTGACGGGGCTTCCCGGTGGCAGATTATTACCAAAATAACCGTTCCGATGCTGATTCCTTCCATTATATTAATGACCCTGCTCGGGATCGGCGGGATGCTGAAGGGCGATCTGAGCATGATTATGGGCGTCACCTTCCTCAATCCGCTGCTGCTTCCGACCACCGATATTATCGACGTTTATGTCTACCGTACAGCCATCCGGTCCGGCGAATTCGGCTTCGCTTCAGCCATTACCCTGTACCAGTCGGTCTTTGGCTTCATTCTGGTGCTGCTGGCCAACAAGCTGGCGGGCTGGTATGACAAAGACAGCAAACTATTTTAG
- a CDS encoding YhcH/YjgK/YiaL family protein, giving the protein MIIERIDRLANYQPILPNIDKALAAMQAIEMREAGVHYPFEGGYLFFQTGTTKPLAEAQFEAHRKYIDVQVVLEGSEYAALEDLANLTVAIPYSGERDVEKYEGETRHFMKITEGMAYVCFPWDGHKAVFHIGQPLEFTKAVIKLEVE; this is encoded by the coding sequence ATGATTATTGAACGTATTGACCGTCTGGCAAATTACCAGCCTATCCTTCCTAATATCGATAAAGCACTTGCTGCTATGCAGGCTATTGAGATGCGGGAAGCCGGAGTGCATTATCCGTTTGAAGGAGGCTATCTCTTCTTTCAGACAGGCACAACCAAACCTTTAGCCGAAGCGCAGTTTGAAGCACACCGGAAATATATTGATGTGCAGGTTGTACTGGAGGGCAGTGAGTATGCTGCATTAGAGGATTTGGCTAATCTTACAGTTGCCATTCCTTACAGCGGCGAACGGGATGTTGAAAAGTATGAAGGCGAGACGCGGCATTTTATGAAGATTACAGAAGGTATGGCCTATGTGTGCTTTCCCTGGGACGGGCATAAAGCCGTATTTCATATCGGTCAGCCGCTGGAATTTACAAAAGCAGTCATCAAACTGGAAGTAGAATAA
- the pdxA gene encoding 4-hydroxythreonine-4-phosphate dehydrogenase PdxA → MKKIIGITMGDPAGIGPEISIKSFQKPELYDRCQPLLVGDKSVIEFYLAKHPELDLKVNVVENPKDGVYEYGTIDMVDLGLVNMEGFQIGEVSVTGGDAAFQYVKKVIELALAKEVDATVTNPLNKEAMNAAGHHYAGHTEIYGDLTNTEKYTMMLADGNLRVVHVSTHVSLREACDRATKQRVLDVIRIADTACRNLGITNPRIAVAGLNPHCGENGLFGTEEIEHINPAVEAAKAEGINVYGSLPADTLFSKAHGGMFDIVVAMYHDQGHIPLKLLGFVYDQETSSWKAVQGVNITLGLPIIRTSVDHGTAFDQAGKWTASELSLENAIDYAIRLAENTQVESLSRDDY, encoded by the coding sequence ATGAAAAAAATCATCGGTATTACTATGGGAGATCCGGCCGGCATCGGTCCTGAAATATCCATCAAAAGTTTTCAGAAGCCTGAACTGTACGACCGTTGTCAGCCGCTGCTTGTAGGGGATAAATCGGTTATCGAATTCTATCTTGCCAAGCATCCCGAGCTGGATTTAAAGGTGAATGTAGTGGAGAACCCCAAGGATGGCGTCTATGAATACGGCACGATCGATATGGTTGATCTGGGACTGGTCAATATGGAAGGATTTCAAATCGGCGAGGTTTCAGTAACCGGCGGTGACGCTGCTTTCCAGTATGTCAAGAAAGTGATTGAGCTGGCACTGGCCAAGGAAGTTGATGCTACGGTAACGAACCCGCTAAATAAAGAAGCAATGAATGCGGCAGGGCATCACTATGCGGGCCATACCGAAATTTATGGGGATCTGACGAATACTGAGAAATATACGATGATGCTGGCTGACGGCAACCTGCGTGTAGTTCACGTTTCCACACATGTTTCTTTACGTGAAGCCTGTGACAGAGCCACTAAACAGCGTGTGCTGGATGTGATCCGGATTGCTGACACTGCCTGCCGAAATTTAGGGATTACCAATCCGCGGATTGCCGTTGCCGGGCTTAACCCTCACTGTGGTGAAAATGGCCTGTTCGGTACCGAAGAAATCGAGCATATTAATCCGGCAGTAGAAGCAGCTAAAGCGGAAGGTATTAATGTGTATGGCTCATTGCCGGCGGATACGCTGTTTTCCAAAGCGCATGGCGGAATGTTCGACATCGTTGTTGCCATGTATCACGACCAGGGTCATATCCCGCTGAAGCTGCTCGGATTTGTCTATGATCAGGAGACGAGCTCCTGGAAAGCTGTTCAGGGAGTGAATATTACCCTCGGCCTGCCGATTATCCGCACCTCAGTGGACCACGGCACAGCCTTTGACCAGGCGGGCAAATGGACTGCAAGTGAGCTGAGCCTGGAAAATGCAATTGATTATGCCATTAGGCTAGCCGAAAATACACAGGTAGAAAGCTTGTCCAGGGATGATTATTGA
- a CDS encoding DUF3502 domain-containing protein — translation MKKKKGWLSLLLSAVFLLSACSQGNNESANSADSGNTGNEGTTPAATADSANNSSTLAPAKLKIVLYGDESNRMKELAKTEFYDVVKKEINAEVEFQFLPWTEYGGGKTDLMLSTGEDFATYTDTNYMVKSVAKGLYADLTPYVAALPDLSKNVDEASFTAFQLSGKQYAIPVGNKPNSAEFYSVLVRQDLLEEVGMTQVTSLAELETFYDKVHAVHPELVGYAGTDARRMLLYDYTGQNLYWQNDFIALDESVQDDKIISWFETEEFKAYSNLMRGWYEKGIIPKYAATNVPQLQSDWNSGKAMFWAGTAARPFEGAATISQAVPDAKLVNYFLGTGRPKISRGTYSTAFFVSAAAKDPERYLMFFNLLQKKQELYDLFAYGIEGTDYTLDANGRLTKITTDSLIPDWLLMNKNFIRFDNTVPDDFIADYKAWDDGAIISKGAGFNFDNTPVKNEETKLNGVLTEYLAPIGSGFSDYETAFPKALERLKAAGIDKYIAEYQKQFSEWYAKQPR, via the coding sequence ATGAAAAAGAAAAAAGGTTGGTTAAGTCTGCTCCTCTCCGCTGTGTTCCTGTTAAGCGCCTGCTCTCAGGGCAATAATGAAAGCGCTAACTCCGCTGACAGCGGCAATACGGGCAATGAAGGAACAACACCTGCAGCTACAGCAGACAGCGCAAATAACAGCAGCACCCTGGCACCGGCCAAACTCAAAATCGTCCTCTACGGCGATGAGTCTAACCGGATGAAGGAGCTGGCCAAGACCGAATTCTATGATGTGGTCAAAAAAGAAATCAATGCCGAGGTGGAATTCCAGTTCCTGCCCTGGACCGAATACGGCGGCGGCAAAACCGACCTGATGCTCTCAACGGGCGAGGATTTCGCCACCTATACCGACACCAATTACATGGTAAAATCAGTAGCCAAAGGCCTGTATGCCGATCTTACCCCATATGTCGCAGCTTTACCGGATCTGAGTAAAAATGTCGATGAAGCTTCCTTTACCGCCTTCCAGCTGAGCGGCAAGCAGTACGCGATCCCTGTAGGCAATAAACCGAACTCCGCCGAATTTTACAGCGTGCTTGTCCGCCAGGATCTGCTGGAGGAGGTTGGCATGACCCAGGTGACTTCCCTGGCCGAGCTTGAGACTTTTTATGATAAAGTCCATGCCGTTCATCCCGAGCTGGTCGGATATGCCGGTACGGATGCGCGCAGAATGCTGCTCTATGATTACACTGGCCAAAACCTCTACTGGCAAAATGATTTCATCGCGCTTGATGAATCTGTCCAGGATGACAAGATCATCAGCTGGTTTGAAACCGAAGAATTCAAAGCTTATTCGAATCTGATGCGTGGCTGGTATGAAAAAGGCATTATTCCAAAATACGCCGCTACCAATGTGCCGCAGCTGCAGTCCGACTGGAACTCCGGCAAGGCGATGTTCTGGGCCGGAACTGCAGCCCGCCCGTTTGAAGGTGCGGCTACGATTTCCCAGGCCGTTCCTGACGCCAAGCTGGTCAACTATTTCCTCGGCACCGGCCGTCCAAAAATCAGCCGCGGCACCTACAGCACAGCCTTCTTTGTCTCAGCCGCAGCCAAGGACCCGGAGCGGTACCTCATGTTCTTCAACCTGCTGCAAAAAAAACAGGAGCTGTATGATCTGTTCGCCTATGGTATTGAAGGCACCGACTACACCCTGGATGCGAACGGCCGTCTGACCAAAATCACCACCGATTCGCTCATTCCCGACTGGCTGCTGATGAACAAAAATTTTATCCGCTTTGACAACACCGTGCCGGACGATTTCATCGCCGATTACAAAGCCTGGGATGACGGAGCCATCATTTCCAAAGGTGCCGGCTTTAACTTCGACAACACACCGGTCAAGAATGAGGAAACCAAGCTGAACGGTGTATTAACCGAATACCTAGCCCCGATCGGCAGCGGCTTCAGCGATTATGAGACCGCCTTCCCGAAAGCGCTGGAGCGGCTGAAGGCTGCGGGTATCGACAAATATATCGCCGAGTACCAGAAGCAGTTCTCGGAGTGGTACGCCAAGCAGCCGCGATAA
- a CDS encoding AraC family transcriptional regulator, translated as MGKRKRLYTRFFISLTTISVCCILVLAVVIFFWYRNISIANVNKANRNVLLNTETVFMNYKEIVQNYTMDFYANPNINALMLSGDTGWSDQLYSALSQIKGALVVNQYLENAYLFGVDEPVAMFENMPLSPESKQQLAARMRDSRIVESPFLWDAVQNNGAPVKLMTVFYNDRAFADSEYYGAVALTVNLSKLQNNLFTQAEGETTRYAVLDTNGTVLMHSALSGQPLESGMLEQVVKSSPGQGSFVYRGAVEPRLVTFVYSLQDKLWFISDTPYKDSIRDISSARNLMITLCLSLIAAAAIVSGLISRRMYQPIGRLFGNIIHLSGNEEALKTGSDFAAASQELELIGARLNQLKKESDDSALMRWLLSPHRAPDESVNPNMRLGAAGGAYCVCVLAVLEEAPAAGLQQICGAAVEQIRTEFSEMAAVQAFQPHEGSAVLILSEQLSGSFGDYALYRANWEALAVRLNEPSSRCALGISGLAEDLSLLKPKYNEAASGLQYVKFHDQRNIIFADDTIHLNSSPVPDSTLEPVLQAVRLPEQRSHIPQAVERLLAVVTSYRIEQATIAVSRLALELERTAGLGSDIRHSGFLDHYQVIWQIQSYGRLRGWLEECCYTATGRIDGMSAVQSRSIAAEAISYIREHYNDPRLSLNSLAEKLSLSPAYLSRLIADEVDSSFPDFVNQIRLEQAQLLLVNELALDIRQIAEQVGYNSSTYFTTQFKKRYGVTPSKWRMNHILQSHG; from the coding sequence TTGGGAAAACGAAAGCGCTTGTACACCCGTTTCTTTATAAGCCTGACCACAATATCCGTCTGCTGCATTCTTGTACTGGCGGTGGTCATCTTTTTCTGGTACCGGAATATATCGATAGCGAATGTCAACAAAGCCAACCGGAATGTGCTGCTCAATACTGAAACCGTATTCATGAATTATAAGGAGATCGTCCAGAATTACACGATGGATTTCTACGCCAATCCAAATATCAATGCGCTAATGCTTAGCGGCGATACGGGCTGGAGCGACCAGCTCTACAGTGCTTTGAGCCAGATTAAAGGCGCGCTGGTGGTTAACCAGTATCTGGAGAACGCTTATCTTTTTGGCGTAGATGAGCCTGTTGCGATGTTTGAAAATATGCCGCTGAGCCCGGAATCCAAGCAGCAGCTGGCGGCGCGGATGCGGGATAGCCGGATTGTCGAATCCCCGTTTCTGTGGGATGCTGTGCAGAACAACGGTGCTCCTGTAAAGCTGATGACGGTGTTCTACAATGACCGGGCCTTTGCAGACAGTGAATATTACGGGGCTGTTGCTTTAACTGTGAATCTGTCCAAGCTGCAAAACAATCTTTTCACACAGGCTGAAGGGGAAACGACACGCTATGCTGTGCTGGATACGAACGGTACAGTGCTTATGCACAGTGCGCTTTCCGGCCAGCCGCTGGAATCGGGGATGCTGGAGCAGGTCGTGAAATCTTCTCCCGGTCAAGGTTCCTTTGTCTATAGGGGAGCCGTCGAACCCCGGCTGGTTACCTTTGTCTATTCCCTGCAGGATAAGCTGTGGTTTATATCGGACACTCCCTATAAAGACAGCATCCGGGATATTTCCAGTGCCCGCAACCTGATGATTACGCTGTGTCTAAGCCTCATTGCGGCAGCAGCAATAGTCTCCGGCCTGATTTCACGCCGGATGTACCAGCCGATCGGCCGGCTGTTCGGCAACATCATCCACCTGTCCGGCAATGAGGAGGCGCTAAAGACCGGCAGCGATTTTGCAGCGGCCAGCCAGGAGCTGGAGCTGATCGGGGCACGGCTGAACCAGCTCAAAAAAGAAAGTGACGACAGCGCCCTGATGCGCTGGCTGCTCTCCCCGCACCGGGCTCCGGATGAGTCGGTCAATCCCAATATGCGCCTGGGCGCAGCCGGCGGAGCATACTGCGTCTGCGTACTGGCCGTGCTCGAGGAGGCGCCGGCTGCCGGGCTGCAGCAGATTTGCGGCGCAGCGGTAGAACAGATCCGCACGGAATTCTCCGAGATGGCCGCTGTGCAGGCCTTCCAGCCGCATGAAGGATCGGCCGTCCTGATCCTAAGCGAGCAGCTGAGCGGAAGCTTTGGTGATTATGCCCTGTACCGGGCCAATTGGGAGGCCTTGGCGGTCCGGCTTAACGAGCCCAGCTCCCGCTGCGCGCTTGGAATCAGCGGATTGGCGGAAGACCTCAGCCTCCTGAAGCCCAAATACAATGAAGCGGCTAGCGGACTCCAGTACGTCAAATTCCATGACCAGCGGAACATCATTTTTGCCGATGATACAATCCACCTGAACAGCAGCCCGGTTCCTGACAGTACACTTGAACCGGTGCTGCAGGCGGTCCGGCTGCCGGAGCAGCGCAGCCATATCCCGCAGGCCGTGGAACGTCTGCTTGCCGTAGTGACCAGCTACCGGATAGAGCAGGCTACAATCGCCGTTTCAAGGCTTGCCCTGGAGCTGGAACGTACTGCCGGACTGGGAAGTGATATCCGGCACTCCGGCTTTCTGGATCATTACCAGGTCATCTGGCAGATCCAGAGCTACGGGAGGCTGCGCGGCTGGCTGGAGGAATGCTGTTATACTGCGACTGGACGGATCGACGGCATGAGCGCAGTCCAGTCCAGGAGTATCGCGGCTGAAGCCATCAGCTATATCAGAGAGCATTACAACGATCCAAGGCTGTCGCTTAACTCGCTTGCCGAGAAGCTGTCGCTCAGCCCTGCCTACCTCAGCCGGCTGATCGCCGATGAAGTGGACAGCAGCTTCCCCGACTTCGTCAACCAGATCCGGCTGGAGCAGGCACAGCTGCTGCTGGTAAATGAGCTTGCGCTGGACATCCGGCAAATCGCCGAACAGGTCGGATACAACAGCAGCACCTATTTCACTACACAATTCAAAAAACGCTACGGGGTAACGCCGTCCAAATGGCGGATGAACCACATTCTGCAGTCGCACGGATAG
- a CDS encoding glycoside hydrolase family 43 protein — protein MRTFRNPVMPGFYPDPSAIRVGEDYYLVTSSFEFFPGVPIFHSKDLVNWRQLGHVLDRPSQLNLDHTIPSMGIWAPTLRYHQGIFYMITTYVDNDKNQHNFYVTATDPAGDWSDPVWLEDAPGIDSSLFFDEDGKVYYTGNRVPPEGQDYPKHMDIWLQEIDLEAGRLVGPKISIWQGALKVAHAQEGPHIYRIGSWYYVLIAEGGTGHTHAITIARSKNVTGPYEGHKANPILTHRHLGRQYPIVNVGHGELVETQHGDWWMFCLASRTCGGYYRNLGRETFLTPVAWENEWPVVNPGKGVLEFESAAPDLPETKWPELPARDDFASGELGLIWNFLRTPRGEFWSLTENPGHLRLHLKPEKLSEVANPSYVGRRQQHLSFRSAAEMAFSPAQEGEAAGLVLLQNENYHFRYELGLDAGEQVLRLIERRGGSEQLLASKPYAGNKVQFKVQAKGQEYSFYYRTSEADKWTALHEKADGTVLSTDLAGGFTGAYIGMYASSQGAESSNYADFDWFSYEGLE, from the coding sequence TTGAGAACATTCCGTAATCCGGTCATGCCGGGCTTTTACCCTGATCCTTCAGCTATCCGTGTCGGTGAGGATTATTATCTGGTCACTTCCAGCTTTGAATTTTTCCCCGGTGTTCCCATTTTCCACAGTAAGGACCTGGTCAACTGGCGGCAGCTCGGACATGTGCTTGACCGGCCGTCACAGCTGAACCTCGACCATACGATTCCTTCCATGGGCATCTGGGCGCCGACGCTGCGCTATCACCAGGGAATCTTTTATATGATTACGACCTATGTAGACAATGACAAAAACCAGCATAACTTCTATGTCACTGCCACTGATCCTGCCGGCGACTGGTCCGATCCGGTGTGGCTGGAGGATGCTCCGGGGATTGATTCCTCGCTGTTCTTTGATGAAGACGGCAAGGTGTACTACACCGGTAACCGTGTTCCGCCTGAAGGGCAGGATTATCCGAAGCATATGGACATCTGGCTGCAGGAGATTGATCTTGAGGCAGGCAGGCTGGTCGGACCCAAAATCAGCATCTGGCAAGGGGCGCTTAAAGTGGCCCACGCCCAGGAAGGTCCGCATATCTACAGGATCGGCAGCTGGTATTATGTGCTGATTGCCGAAGGCGGTACCGGGCATACCCATGCGATTACGATCGCCAGAAGTAAAAACGTAACCGGACCTTATGAAGGACACAAGGCCAATCCGATTCTGACCCACCGGCATCTCGGCCGGCAATACCCGATCGTTAACGTCGGCCACGGTGAGCTGGTTGAGACTCAGCATGGCGACTGGTGGATGTTCTGTCTGGCTTCACGCACCTGCGGCGGCTATTACCGCAATCTGGGCCGCGAAACCTTCCTCACCCCGGTGGCCTGGGAGAATGAGTGGCCTGTAGTGAATCCCGGCAAAGGCGTGCTGGAATTCGAGTCGGCCGCACCCGATCTGCCGGAGACGAAGTGGCCGGAGCTGCCGGCGCGCGATGATTTTGCCAGCGGTGAGCTGGGCCTGATCTGGAACTTCCTGCGGACCCCGCGCGGTGAATTCTGGAGCCTTACCGAGAATCCTGGACATCTGCGGCTGCATCTGAAGCCGGAAAAGCTGTCAGAGGTAGCTAATCCTTCTTACGTGGGAAGAAGGCAGCAGCATCTCAGCTTCCGTTCTGCGGCGGAGATGGCCTTTAGTCCGGCGCAGGAAGGAGAGGCTGCAGGGCTTGTGCTGCTGCAAAATGAAAATTACCACTTCCGCTATGAGCTGGGTCTGGATGCGGGCGAGCAGGTGCTCCGCCTGATTGAGCGGCGGGGCGGCAGTGAGCAGCTGCTCGCATCGAAGCCGTATGCCGGGAATAAAGTACAGTTCAAGGTCCAGGCAAAGGGGCAGGAATACAGCTTCTATTACAGAACTTCCGAGGCAGACAAGTGGACGGCGCTGCATGAAAAGGCGGACGGAACGGTGCTGAGCACTGATCTGGCCGGAGGCTTTACGGGAGCGTATATTGGCATGTATGCCAGCTCGCAGGGTGCAGAAAGCAGCAATTACGCTGATTTCGACTGGTTCAGCTATGAAGGGCTTGAATAG